A region from the Desulfurellaceae bacterium genome encodes:
- a CDS encoding amidohydrolase, which produces MADYSVISADSHFVEPPSMWKERLDKRFRDKAPHTVKDLHGKEGEYFVCENISPFPVAAFFGAGVPSADLPEHNKKGMDQAPASVWDPAARLKDQDRDGVIAEAIYTSMGMPLYMLDDVELRAACFSAYNDWSAEYCSHDPKRLLPLGLITLEDIQAGTRELERCAKKGIRGAMIWAEPPGDHPYSDPIYDPFWAAASELNMPLSLHILTGRKGTGIDFFSKNLALQATTLYHEVERSLAVFVLGGVLERFPKLKVVSAENDVAWLPYFMWRMDLIHGRLGSMGTPAELSMKPSDYVRRQVYATFINEPLFIRTLDLYGPDNAMWSSDYPHTAATWPRSQDFINKTFSELDETDRRKIVHDTAAKLYNIEV; this is translated from the coding sequence ATGGCAGACTACAGTGTTATTTCCGCGGATTCGCATTTTGTCGAACCGCCCAGCATGTGGAAGGAACGCCTGGACAAGAGGTTCCGGGATAAGGCGCCCCACACCGTCAAAGACCTGCACGGCAAAGAGGGCGAGTATTTTGTGTGCGAAAACATCTCTCCCTTCCCGGTGGCGGCCTTCTTTGGCGCTGGCGTGCCGTCGGCCGACCTGCCCGAGCACAACAAAAAAGGCATGGATCAGGCTCCGGCCTCGGTCTGGGATCCGGCCGCCCGGCTGAAGGACCAGGACCGGGACGGCGTGATCGCCGAGGCGATCTACACCTCGATGGGTATGCCGCTGTACATGCTCGACGATGTTGAGCTGCGGGCCGCCTGTTTCTCGGCCTACAACGACTGGTCCGCCGAATATTGCAGCCACGACCCCAAACGCCTCTTGCCGCTGGGTCTGATTACGCTCGAAGACATTCAGGCCGGCACCAGAGAACTCGAACGCTGCGCCAAAAAAGGCATACGGGGAGCCATGATCTGGGCCGAGCCGCCGGGCGATCACCCCTATAGCGATCCCATCTACGATCCGTTCTGGGCTGCGGCGTCCGAGCTCAACATGCCCCTGTCCCTGCATATCCTGACCGGCCGCAAGGGCACCGGCATCGACTTCTTCAGCAAGAACTTGGCGCTGCAAGCGACCACCCTGTACCACGAGGTCGAGCGCTCGCTGGCCGTGTTCGTGCTCGGCGGCGTGCTGGAGCGTTTTCCGAAGCTCAAGGTCGTCTCGGCCGAGAACGATGTGGCCTGGCTGCCGTACTTCATGTGGCGGATGGATCTGATCCATGGCCGTCTGGGCTCAATGGGCACGCCCGCAGAGCTGAGCATGAAGCCCAGCGACTACGTCAGACGCCAGGTCTACGCTACTTTCATCAACGAGCCGCTGTTCATCCGCACCCTCGACCTGTACGGCCCGGACAACGCGATGTGGTCCTCGGACTACCCGCATACCGCCGCCACCTGGCCGCGCTCGCAAGACTTCATTAACAAAACGTTCAGTGAGCTCGACGAGACCGACCGGCGCAAGATCGTGCACGACACGGCGGCCAAGCTGTATAACATCGAAGTCTGA
- a CDS encoding amidohydrolase family protein — MADEHDMTETETALDPGLPICDPHHHLWDHPGNRYLLDELLHDTDSGHTVVQTVFVECLSMYRKDGPPELKPVGETEFVQGIAAQSASGNYGPMAACSGIVGFADLSLGDGVQAVLEAHLAASPNRFRGIRHAASWHASPDIRNAHTGASEGLMLEAGFRTGLACLHRLGLSLDAWLYHTQLMELVDLARACPDGTIILNHVGGPLGIGPYAGQRDAVFQDWKRGLAELASCPNVVVKLGGLTMPMCGFGWHTHDTPPTSAQLAQALGPYYLFCIEQFGVERCMFESNFPVDKTSCSYVVLWNAFKRITQDFSTDERLALFHDTAARAYRLKTLDALAV; from the coding sequence ATGGCGGACGAGCATGACATGACAGAGACCGAGACTGCCCTCGACCCCGGGCTACCCATCTGTGACCCGCACCATCATCTGTGGGATCATCCCGGCAACCGCTATCTGCTTGACGAGCTGTTACACGACACCGATAGCGGCCACACGGTCGTGCAGACCGTCTTTGTCGAGTGTCTGTCGATGTACCGCAAAGACGGTCCGCCTGAGCTGAAACCCGTCGGTGAGACGGAGTTTGTCCAGGGCATAGCCGCCCAGAGCGCCAGCGGCAACTATGGACCGATGGCCGCGTGCAGCGGGATTGTCGGCTTTGCCGATCTGTCGCTGGGCGACGGGGTGCAGGCGGTTCTTGAGGCGCATCTGGCGGCCAGCCCCAACCGCTTCCGGGGGATTCGTCACGCGGCCAGCTGGCACGCCAGCCCCGACATTCGGAACGCCCACACGGGCGCGTCCGAGGGGTTGATGCTGGAGGCCGGATTCCGGACAGGGCTGGCCTGTCTGCACCGGCTGGGCCTGAGCCTTGACGCCTGGCTGTACCATACCCAGCTCATGGAATTGGTCGACCTGGCGCGCGCCTGCCCGGACGGAACGATCATTCTCAACCATGTCGGCGGACCGCTTGGCATTGGTCCCTACGCAGGACAGCGCGACGCCGTCTTTCAGGACTGGAAACGGGGCCTGGCGGAGCTGGCGAGCTGCCCCAACGTGGTGGTCAAGCTTGGCGGTCTGACCATGCCGATGTGCGGCTTTGGCTGGCATACACACGACACCCCGCCGACCTCGGCTCAGTTGGCTCAGGCCCTCGGTCCCTACTACCTGTTCTGTATCGAACAGTTCGGGGTCGAGCGGTGCATGTTCGAGAGCAACTTCCCGGTCGATAAAACGTCATGTTCCTACGTCGTGCTGTGGAATGCGTTCAAACGCATCACTCAGGACTTCTCGACCGACGAGCGGCTGGCCTTGTTTCATGACACGGCCGCCCGGGCCTATCGGCTGAAAACCCTCGACGCCTTGGCAGTCTAG
- the glcF gene encoding glycolate oxidase subunit GlcF, translated as MPANEFVDHEKFFDCVHCGLCLPFCPTYAELGTEMDSPRGRILTLRALQEGRFDLDPEVVRHLDLCLGCRACETACPSGVQYGALIEGARPYIEQHYARPLHERLIRRAIDAIFPNPVGMRLFAWLLKLGALFGLGRLARVAWLPARLRAQFGLIPDRGRLSSVVLHERYAPVGDRRYRVALLSGCVMPELFGATNQATVKVLRHNGCEVLVPKSQACCGALLLHNGNKSGALALARRNIEVFGELDIDALIINASGCGAMMKEYGELLKDDPVYRERAEQLTAKMKDVSEFLAEIEPTTPTQPLNKTVAYHDACHLAHGQQVRAQPRALLARIPGLRLAELPESDWCCGSAGTYNITEPEMAERLLRRKIDNIQRTEAETVVMGNPGCLMQIRAGLQQRGLAVDAVHTVDLLAEAYEDE; from the coding sequence ATGCCAGCCAATGAATTTGTTGACCACGAGAAGTTCTTCGACTGCGTGCACTGCGGGCTGTGCCTGCCGTTTTGCCCGACGTATGCGGAGTTGGGCACCGAGATGGACTCGCCGCGGGGCCGGATTCTGACCCTGCGGGCGCTGCAAGAGGGCCGTTTCGATCTGGACCCGGAAGTCGTACGCCACCTCGACCTGTGCCTGGGCTGTCGGGCGTGTGAGACGGCGTGTCCGTCCGGGGTCCAGTACGGGGCGCTGATCGAAGGCGCCCGGCCGTATATCGAGCAGCACTACGCACGGCCGCTGCACGAACGCCTGATTCGCCGGGCTATTGACGCGATTTTCCCCAACCCGGTCGGCATGCGCCTGTTCGCCTGGCTGCTCAAACTCGGCGCCCTGTTCGGGCTTGGCCGTCTGGCCCGGGTCGCTTGGCTGCCCGCCCGCCTGCGCGCGCAGTTTGGCCTCATTCCCGACCGGGGCCGGCTGTCCTCGGTGGTTCTGCACGAGCGCTACGCCCCAGTCGGGGACCGGCGCTACCGGGTGGCCCTGCTGTCCGGCTGTGTCATGCCCGAGCTGTTTGGGGCGACCAATCAGGCCACCGTCAAAGTGCTGCGGCATAACGGCTGTGAGGTGCTGGTGCCAAAAAGCCAGGCCTGCTGCGGAGCCTTGTTGTTGCATAACGGCAATAAATCCGGGGCCTTGGCCCTGGCGCGGCGCAATATCGAGGTCTTCGGCGAGCTTGATATTGACGCCCTGATCATCAATGCGTCCGGCTGCGGGGCTATGATGAAGGAGTACGGCGAGCTGTTGAAGGACGACCCGGTGTACCGTGAGCGGGCCGAGCAGCTAACGGCCAAGATGAAAGACGTGTCGGAGTTTCTGGCCGAGATTGAGCCGACCACGCCGACTCAGCCTCTGAACAAAACCGTCGCCTATCATGACGCCTGTCATCTGGCCCACGGCCAGCAGGTGCGTGCCCAACCGCGCGCCCTGCTGGCAAGGATTCCGGGCCTGCGGCTCGCCGAACTGCCCGAGTCGGACTGGTGTTGCGGCAGTGCCGGCACGTATAACATCACCGAGCCCGAGATGGCCGAGCGGCTTTTGCGTCGCAAAATCGACAACATCCAGCGCACCGAAGCCGAGACCGTGGTGATGGGCAACCCCGGCTGCCTGATGCAGATTCGGGCCGGCTTGCAGCAGCGCGGCCTGGCGGTTGACGCCGTACATACGGTCGATTTGCTGGCCGAGGCCTACGAAGACGAATAA
- a CDS encoding FAD-binding oxidoreductase has product MSATSLEQVSDTLRRAGEYELAVAPVGLGAFLHLGGRPRRYDVALCLDRLNSLVDYQPTDMTVTVEAGMPVSQLQAVLGENGQWLPLDPPSPDRVTIGGLIATNLNGPARLSQGTVRDFLIGLRVVRPDGSVVKGGGRVVKNVAGYDVAKLYCGSFGTLGVIVEATFKIRPRPEAQAVVMLHFPSADQAMQFALQQIAALQPFFLELSNCDPVRPAEAPSGFRLLVGLAGVAQEVDYQRRRLTELAGQAGCRLEHIQGQAAHALTLALRDFPVSGPAGSVGDDDQLSKSPTVLRCKTSLLSDQVAEFCTRVEEEVGLRGLTVRFQARAGNGIVYSRFALPEGAPPDQFVSLLDWLRILVKKMHGYIVVEQIDPDLKDRVDVWGPSGGAFVLMKKLKDSFDPQQVLNPGRFVGGI; this is encoded by the coding sequence GTGTCTGCGACCTCGCTTGAGCAGGTCTCAGACACCCTGCGTCGCGCCGGTGAGTACGAACTCGCGGTCGCCCCGGTCGGCCTCGGCGCGTTTTTGCACCTGGGCGGTCGGCCCCGGCGCTACGATGTGGCCCTGTGTCTGGACCGGCTGAACAGCCTGGTTGATTACCAGCCGACCGATATGACGGTCACGGTCGAGGCCGGCATGCCGGTGTCGCAACTCCAGGCCGTCCTGGGCGAGAACGGTCAGTGGCTGCCGCTCGACCCGCCCAGCCCGGACCGGGTCACGATCGGCGGCCTGATCGCCACGAATCTGAACGGCCCGGCGCGTCTGTCACAGGGCACGGTCCGCGACTTTCTGATCGGTCTGCGCGTTGTCCGCCCGGACGGTTCCGTTGTCAAAGGCGGCGGCCGGGTGGTCAAAAACGTGGCCGGCTATGATGTGGCCAAGCTCTACTGTGGGTCGTTCGGGACCCTGGGGGTTATCGTTGAGGCGACTTTCAAGATCCGTCCCCGGCCCGAGGCCCAGGCGGTTGTGATGCTGCATTTCCCCTCGGCCGATCAGGCCATGCAGTTCGCCCTGCAACAGATCGCCGCGCTGCAGCCCTTCTTTTTGGAGCTGAGCAACTGCGATCCCGTACGCCCGGCCGAGGCTCCGAGCGGCTTTCGACTGCTCGTTGGCCTGGCCGGCGTGGCCCAGGAGGTGGACTATCAGCGCCGACGCCTGACCGAGTTGGCCGGCCAGGCCGGGTGTCGCCTCGAACATATCCAAGGCCAGGCTGCCCACGCGCTGACCCTCGCCCTGCGCGACTTTCCGGTCAGCGGCCCGGCCGGCAGCGTTGGCGATGATGACCAGCTGAGCAAATCGCCCACAGTGTTGCGGTGTAAGACCAGTCTGCTGTCGGACCAGGTGGCCGAGTTCTGTACCCGGGTCGAGGAAGAGGTCGGCCTGCGCGGCCTGACGGTCCGGTTTCAGGCCCGGGCCGGGAATGGCATTGTGTACAGCCGCTTTGCGCTCCCGGAGGGTGCCCCGCCCGACCAGTTCGTCTCCCTGCTCGACTGGCTGCGTATCCTGGTCAAAAAGATGCACGGCTATATCGTCGTCGAACAGATTGACCCCGATCTCAAAGACCGGGTTGATGTGTGGGGGCCGAGCGGCGGCGCCTTTGTGCTGATGAAAAAGCTCAAAGACAGCTTCGATCCTCAGCAGGTGCTGAACCCCGGCCGCTTTGTCGGAGGAATATAG
- a CDS encoding FAD-binding protein has product MDASTIERLGEIVGADGLVVNTRALATYECDGYTLEKSVPEVVVLPRSTQETAAVVSFLHKENIAFVPRGAGTGLSGGCLPVEAPVMIGTSRLNTIKHIDLTNRHVVAEAGVVNLWVSNAVKNDGLHYAPDPSSQQACTIGGNVAENSGGPHTLKYGVTTNHVLGLELVLPDGEVVTLGGAVEDVPGYDLRGVTIGAEGTFGLVTEATLRLTRQPQAYRTFLGVFESVHQATQTVSDIIAAGIVPAALEMMDRLIIQAIEAAFHFGFPTDAGAVLIIELDGLEAGLEPQTRKILDICQHNSAREVRVAADDAERTALWTSRKRAFGAVGRLAPNYCTQDGVVPRTKVADILRTIAAVAEKYNLRIANVFHAGDGNIHPILMYDERNPGEAERVVQAGQEILKACVDLGGSLTGEHGIGVEKRGQMPLIFSPEDLLCMTELRAVFNPDNRCNPHKIIPTPGTGCIDVRAPRRQVPL; this is encoded by the coding sequence ATGGATGCGAGTACGATTGAGCGTCTGGGCGAGATTGTGGGTGCCGACGGCTTGGTGGTCAACACGCGAGCCTTGGCGACCTATGAGTGTGACGGCTATACCCTGGAGAAGTCGGTTCCCGAGGTGGTCGTGCTGCCGCGCTCAACCCAGGAGACGGCTGCCGTTGTCAGCTTCCTGCACAAGGAGAACATCGCCTTTGTCCCCCGCGGGGCGGGGACCGGCTTGAGCGGGGGCTGTCTGCCGGTTGAGGCGCCGGTCATGATCGGCACCAGCCGCCTGAACACTATCAAGCACATCGATCTGACCAACCGCCATGTTGTCGCCGAGGCCGGGGTGGTCAACCTGTGGGTCAGCAATGCCGTCAAAAACGACGGCCTGCACTACGCGCCCGATCCGTCCAGCCAGCAGGCGTGCACCATTGGCGGCAATGTGGCCGAGAACTCGGGCGGACCCCACACCCTGAAATATGGGGTGACGACCAACCACGTCCTGGGCCTCGAGTTGGTGCTGCCGGACGGGGAGGTGGTAACGCTCGGCGGAGCGGTCGAAGACGTACCGGGCTATGATCTGCGCGGCGTCACGATTGGGGCCGAGGGGACCTTTGGTCTGGTGACCGAGGCAACGCTGCGTCTGACCCGCCAACCCCAGGCCTACCGCACCTTCCTGGGTGTATTCGAGTCGGTCCATCAGGCGACCCAGACCGTATCGGACATTATTGCCGCAGGGATCGTACCGGCGGCCCTGGAAATGATGGACCGGCTGATTATTCAGGCCATTGAGGCTGCTTTTCATTTTGGTTTTCCGACCGATGCCGGGGCGGTGCTGATTATTGAACTGGACGGTCTGGAGGCCGGCCTTGAGCCCCAGACGCGCAAGATTCTGGACATCTGCCAGCACAACAGCGCCCGCGAAGTCCGGGTGGCTGCAGACGATGCCGAGCGCACGGCGCTGTGGACGAGCCGCAAGCGGGCGTTTGGCGCGGTGGGCCGCCTGGCTCCGAATTACTGTACCCAGGACGGCGTGGTGCCGCGTACCAAGGTGGCGGATATCCTGCGCACGATTGCGGCGGTGGCCGAAAAGTACAACCTGCGGATTGCCAACGTCTTTCACGCCGGAGACGGCAACATTCATCCCATCCTGATGTACGACGAGCGCAATCCGGGCGAGGCCGAGCGGGTGGTCCAGGCCGGCCAGGAGATTCTCAAGGCGTGTGTCGATCTGGGCGGCAGCCTGACCGGCGAGCACGGCATCGGCGTTGAGAAGCGCGGCCAGATGCCGCTGATCTTCAGCCCCGAAGACCTGCTGTGCATGACCGAGTTGCGCGCGGTGTTCAACCCCGACAACCGGTGTAATCCGCACAAGATCATTCCCACGCCCGGGACGGGCTGTATTGACGTGCGGGCGCCGCGTCGCCAGGTCCCGCTGTGA
- a CDS encoding MaoC family dehydratase N-terminal domain-containing protein encodes MAVEYYEQYELGAEYETAARTVTETDIVTFVNLFGFTEPLFIDMEFVKQQSLFGSRIAPGAFTFGLSEGLMIQAGLARGGLALLGIEDMQVPAPLRCGDTVRVKIRVVSKRETSKPDRGVVTFEQQVLNTTDEVLLRYTVKRMIRRRPPADR; translated from the coding sequence ATGGCCGTTGAGTATTATGAACAGTACGAGTTGGGGGCCGAGTACGAGACCGCCGCCCGGACGGTGACGGAAACCGACATCGTCACCTTCGTCAACCTGTTTGGCTTCACCGAGCCGCTGTTCATCGACATGGAATTTGTCAAGCAGCAGAGCCTGTTTGGCAGCCGGATTGCTCCGGGCGCGTTCACCTTTGGGCTGTCAGAGGGCCTGATGATTCAGGCTGGCCTGGCCCGGGGCGGCCTGGCCCTGCTGGGCATCGAAGACATGCAGGTGCCGGCGCCACTGCGTTGCGGGGATACGGTCCGGGTCAAGATCAGGGTCGTCTCCAAGCGGGAAACGAGCAAGCCTGACCGGGGCGTCGTCACCTTTGAGCAGCAGGTGTTGAACACCACGGATGAAGTCTTGCTGCGCTATACGGTCAAGCGGATGATTCGACGCCGACCGCCGGCTGATCGCTGA
- the asd gene encoding aspartate-semialdehyde dehydrogenase, translated as MKKRVAVVGATGIAGQQFLVALENHPWFEVGLLAASQRSAGKTYAEAIRDPKTGARQWWCQEEPPQQMLSLVVHEAAAVDLSDIDLVFSAVESGPARELEPLYAATTPVVSAASAFRYEADVPLLIPGLNLDHIHLIDTQRKNRGWQGYIATQPNCTTIGLAITLKPLFDTFGLQKVVMTSMQGLSGAGRSPGVIGLDVVDNIIPFISGEEEKVEKEAQKILGRLSAGAITPADFSVSATCTRVAVLEGHTESVLAVMDKPCSVDDARAAMIAFGQEFISLGLPSAPKHMIIVHDDPFRPQPRLDRDAEDGMATSAGRFRADSALDNGVKYLLVSHNTKMGAAKGAVLMAEYLHQQGYV; from the coding sequence ATGAAAAAGCGTGTTGCTGTGGTCGGAGCCACGGGCATTGCCGGACAACAATTTCTGGTTGCCCTCGAGAATCATCCCTGGTTTGAGGTCGGTCTGCTGGCCGCCTCACAGCGGTCGGCGGGGAAAACCTATGCCGAGGCGATTCGGGACCCCAAGACCGGCGCTCGGCAGTGGTGGTGCCAGGAAGAGCCACCACAACAGATGCTGTCGCTGGTGGTCCACGAGGCGGCGGCGGTTGATCTGAGCGACATTGATCTGGTCTTCTCGGCTGTCGAGTCCGGCCCGGCCCGGGAACTCGAACCGCTGTACGCCGCCACCACGCCGGTCGTCAGTGCCGCTTCGGCCTTCCGCTATGAGGCGGACGTGCCACTCCTGATCCCGGGCCTCAACCTCGACCATATCCACCTGATCGACACCCAGCGGAAAAACCGCGGCTGGCAGGGCTATATTGCGACCCAACCCAACTGCACCACGATTGGCCTGGCGATTACGCTCAAACCCCTGTTCGACACCTTTGGCCTGCAAAAAGTCGTCATGACCTCGATGCAGGGCCTGTCCGGAGCCGGACGCTCACCCGGCGTCATCGGGCTGGACGTAGTGGATAACATCATCCCCTTCATTTCGGGTGAAGAGGAAAAGGTGGAAAAGGAAGCCCAGAAGATCCTGGGCCGCCTGTCGGCCGGCGCCATCACGCCGGCGGATTTTTCGGTCAGCGCCACCTGCACCCGGGTGGCCGTGCTGGAGGGCCATACCGAATCGGTCCTGGCCGTGATGGACAAGCCGTGCTCGGTGGACGACGCGCGGGCGGCCATGATCGCCTTTGGCCAGGAGTTCATCAGCCTCGGCCTGCCTTCGGCGCCCAAGCACATGATTATCGTCCACGACGACCCGTTCCGGCCTCAACCTCGCCTGGACCGCGACGCCGAAGACGGCATGGCGACCTCAGCCGGCCGGTTTCGGGCCGACAGCGCCCTGGACAACGGGGTCAAATACCTGCTGGTCAGCCATAATACCAAAATGGGGGCGGCCAAGGGGGCGGTGTTGATGGCCGAGTATCTCCACCAGCAGGGCTATGTCTGA
- a CDS encoding Nramp family divalent metal transporter translates to MPPAYQPADLPPKTAGFWQLAGPGAVLVGLSIGAGELIVWPRNTAQFGASMTWAAVLGVFVQLWINCEVGRYTLATGESIYGGFARISRHFAWIFLVLNVCSWILPGWARACGGALKVLIVGPQGWGDPWMWTTITFVGVALVLFGPKRVYASLEHTVEVLVVLITLGLVALAFSVGDAATWKDLGKGILNIPYKDPDMALYALFSSVVFAGAGGTANLFFSFYIRDKGWGMGSLVPKVLNPLRQRQETTAERAFQITTDADNMQRWRAWFRHLQLDQVLFFWLLNTFTIVLFIYGALAVLHPRGIVPNQELLVWQEAEMLGSLWGSFGRLVFLLVGTACLFSTQLTLIDGVARSCADILHTNYAWAQKKPLSWWYGTIAVAWIVVGIVLTYVYESLPPILFLLGSAFFGGIAMAIYTPLALVLNRTRLPAALRPGPLRCTMLGMISAFYIIFALVSVVVLVQRLFV, encoded by the coding sequence ATGCCGCCAGCCTACCAACCCGCAGACCTGCCTCCCAAGACGGCCGGCTTCTGGCAGCTGGCCGGACCCGGCGCGGTCTTGGTCGGTCTGTCTATTGGGGCCGGTGAGCTGATCGTCTGGCCGCGCAATACCGCCCAGTTCGGCGCCAGTATGACCTGGGCGGCCGTGCTGGGGGTATTTGTTCAGCTGTGGATCAACTGCGAGGTCGGCCGCTATACCCTGGCCACGGGCGAAAGTATTTACGGCGGCTTTGCGCGGATATCCCGCCATTTTGCCTGGATCTTCCTGGTGCTGAATGTGTGCAGCTGGATTCTGCCCGGCTGGGCGCGGGCGTGTGGTGGGGCGCTCAAAGTTCTGATTGTCGGCCCTCAGGGCTGGGGAGACCCCTGGATGTGGACGACGATTACCTTTGTCGGGGTGGCCTTGGTGCTGTTTGGGCCAAAGCGGGTGTACGCCTCGCTGGAGCATACGGTTGAAGTCCTGGTGGTGTTGATTACCCTGGGGCTGGTTGCGCTGGCGTTTTCGGTCGGCGATGCGGCGACCTGGAAAGACTTGGGTAAAGGCATCCTGAACATTCCGTACAAAGACCCGGATATGGCCTTGTACGCCCTGTTCTCTTCGGTCGTGTTTGCCGGGGCCGGGGGAACCGCCAATCTGTTCTTCTCCTTTTATATCCGTGACAAGGGCTGGGGGATGGGCAGCCTGGTGCCGAAAGTGCTCAACCCGCTGCGCCAGCGTCAGGAAACAACGGCCGAGCGCGCGTTTCAGATCACCACCGACGCTGACAATATGCAGCGCTGGCGGGCCTGGTTCCGGCATCTGCAGCTCGACCAGGTGCTCTTTTTCTGGCTGCTGAACACCTTCACGATTGTGCTGTTTATCTATGGGGCGTTGGCCGTGCTTCATCCCCGCGGCATTGTCCCCAACCAGGAGCTGCTGGTGTGGCAGGAGGCGGAAATGCTGGGCAGTTTGTGGGGCTCGTTCGGGAGGCTGGTGTTTCTGCTGGTCGGCACCGCGTGTCTGTTCAGCACCCAGCTGACCCTGATTGATGGGGTAGCCCGGTCATGCGCAGATATTCTGCATACCAATTACGCCTGGGCTCAGAAAAAACCGCTCAGCTGGTGGTACGGCACAATTGCCGTGGCCTGGATTGTGGTCGGCATCGTGCTGACCTATGTCTACGAGAGTCTGCCGCCTATCCTGTTCCTGCTGGGCTCGGCTTTTTTCGGCGGGATTGCCATGGCCATCTACACGCCGCTGGCCCTGGTCCTGAATCGCACCCGGTTGCCGGCCGCCCTGCGGCCCGGCCCGCTACGCTGTACGATGCTAGGGATGATCAGCGCCTTCTACATCATATTTGCGCTGGTCTCGGTTGTGGTGCTGGTGCAACGCCTGTTTGTCTAG
- the atpE gene encoding ATP synthase F0 subunit C, translating to MKKVWLTGAFALLMLLATSGAALAADGGDTSRGMIALAAGLAIGVAAVGAGLGQGRAVAAAMESIGRNPNSADRIQTPMIIGIAFMEALAIYALVIAFTLSGSV from the coding sequence ATGAAGAAAGTATGGTTGACTGGGGCGTTTGCCCTGCTCATGCTGCTCGCAACGAGCGGTGCGGCACTCGCTGCGGATGGGGGCGACACCTCGCGCGGCATGATTGCCCTGGCCGCCGGCCTGGCGATCGGCGTTGCTGCGGTTGGCGCGGGTCTGGGCCAGGGCCGGGCCGTTGCTGCGGCGATGGAGTCCATCGGTCGCAACCCAAACTCGGCCGACCGGATTCAGACACCGATGATCATCGGTATCGCTTTCATGGAGGCGCTGGCGATTTACGCCCTGGTGATCGCGTTTACCCTGTCGGGTAGCGTCTAA
- the atpB gene encoding F0F1 ATP synthase subunit A: MEHHPFTWVSAIPGLNILPGHIATSLLITGLLIFLAYRAKRQMEAAPDPNIPDDSLSLRNMAELLVEGVSGMAEGILGHQARRYVHLYGSFFLFILAANLSGLVPGFLPPTSNFNVTLALGILSFTAYNFFAFREQGLAYLKHFVGPIWWLGFLMVPLELIDNFVRPFSLGLRLFGNMTGDHVVLEIFTDLTKIGVPVVFYGLGAFVSLVQAFVFTLLSMVYVSLAVAHDEHH, translated from the coding sequence ATGGAACACCACCCGTTTACCTGGGTCTCCGCCATTCCCGGACTGAATATTCTACCCGGGCACATTGCGACCTCCCTCCTGATAACCGGTCTGCTCATTTTCCTGGCCTACCGGGCCAAGCGGCAGATGGAGGCCGCCCCAGACCCCAATATCCCGGATGATTCGCTCAGCCTGCGCAACATGGCCGAGCTGCTGGTCGAGGGCGTGTCGGGTATGGCCGAGGGCATCCTGGGACACCAGGCGCGGCGCTATGTGCATCTCTACGGCAGCTTTTTTCTCTTCATTCTGGCTGCCAATCTGAGCGGTCTGGTGCCGGGCTTTTTGCCGCCGACGAGCAATTTCAACGTCACCCTCGCCCTCGGAATATTGTCGTTCACGGCCTACAATTTCTTCGCCTTTCGAGAACAGGGCCTGGCCTATTTGAAGCACTTCGTGGGGCCGATCTGGTGGCTGGGCTTTCTGATGGTGCCTCTGGAGTTGATTGACAATTTTGTCCGACCCTTTTCCCTGGGCCTGCGCCTGTTCGGCAATATGACCGGCGACCATGTGGTGCTGGAGATCTTCACCGATCTGACCAAGATCGGTGTCCCGGTCGTGTTCTATGGCCTCGGGGCGTTTGTGTCCCTGGTCCAGGCCTTTGTCTTTACTCTGCTCAGCATGGTTTACGTGTCGCTGGCCGTGGCCCATGACGAGCATCACTAG
- a CDS encoding AtpZ/AtpI family protein translates to MACNSTLLTYGRYGALGFEFAGAVLAGIFLGRYLDSLWGTAPVLLVLGAVCGMAGALYRLIVVLQHLSGPKEETCPPTT, encoded by the coding sequence ATGGCCTGTAACTCCACGCTTCTGACCTACGGCAGATATGGCGCCCTGGGCTTTGAGTTTGCCGGGGCGGTGCTGGCCGGCATTTTCCTCGGGCGCTACCTCGACAGCCTGTGGGGGACCGCCCCCGTGTTGCTGGTTCTTGGCGCGGTCTGCGGGATGGCCGGAGCGCTGTACCGCCTGATTGTGGTTCTCCAGCACCTGTCTGGGCCAAAAGAGGAAACGTGTCCTCCAACCACATGA